In the Ipomoea triloba cultivar NCNSP0323 chromosome 6, ASM357664v1 genome, one interval contains:
- the LOC116022594 gene encoding BTB/POZ domain-containing protein At1g21780-like — protein MSDSKVETISRMAQWRIENFGSSTYKRSDPFKIGIWNWHLSVEKNRYLYIRLFPEPSRTSKEQPPAAKFVLRVTAPSTNRRPLVSQVYERVLRSSDDFVWPIDSNLQGYFVIDVEFHDLKINQKNGEGTSVWPSDSTMQSLATQTTLRCLSRLLLESIHSDVTINTADGSLQAHKAILSASSPVFHSMFLHNLREKESSTIDIEDMSTDSCMALLGYIYGTIKQEDFWKHRLALLAAANKYDMSDLKDYCEESLLEDINTGNVLERLQEAWIYQLHKLKKGCLTYLLDFGKIYDVKEEMNNFFRQADRELMLEMFQEVLQVWRPA, from the exons ATGTCGGACTCCAAAGTGGAGACGATTTCAAGGATGGCGCAATGGAGGATCGAGAATTTCGGATCCTCAACTTACAAACGATCCGACCCGTTCAAGATTGGTATCTGGAACTG GCATTTATCAGTTGAGAAGAATCGGTATTTGTATATTCGGCTGTTTCCGGAACCTTCCCGGACGTCCAAGGAACAACCTCCGGCGGCCAAATTTGTCCTACGTGTCACCGCTCCATCCACCAACCGCCGCCCTCTCGTCTCCCAAG TTTATGAGAGAGTTCTTCGGTCAAGTGATGATTTTGTTTGGCCTATCGATTCTAACCTTCAAGGGTACTTTGTTATTGATGTTGAGTTCCATGACCTAAAGATCAACCAAAAAAAT GGTGAAGGGACTTCTGTATGGCCTAGTGACAGTACAATGCAGTCTTTGGCTACTCAAACCACTCTCCGGTGTCTATCCCGCTTGCTTTTAGAGTCCATACATTCTGATGTAACTATCAACACGGCTGATGGATCGCTACAAGCCCACAAGGCAATTCTTTCTGCTAGTTCTCCGGTATTCCACAGCATGTTCCTCCATAACCTAAGGGAGAAAGAGTCCTCAACTATCGACATAGAAGACATGTCAACAGATTCATGCATGGCTCTTCTCGGCTACATATACGGGACAATAAAACAGGAGGATTTCTGGAAACACCGATTAGCACTGCTAGCCGCAGCCAACAAGTACGACATGTCAGACTTGAAAGATTATTGCGAGGAAAGTCTGTTAGAAGATATCAACACGGGGAATGTCCTCGAGAGGTTGCAAGAGGCGTGGATTTACCAGCTCCATAAACTGAAGAAAGGGTGCTTGACGTATTTGCTTGATTTCGGCAAGATTTATGATGTGAAGGAGGAAATGAATAACTTCTTCAGACAAGCAGACAGAGAATTGATGCTAGAAATGTTTCAAGAAGTTCTCCAAGTTTGGAGACCTGCATAA
- the LOC116022593 gene encoding F-box protein 7 has product MTSDYKLTLATDLEKARLRTAQFFITQRPWLDLYGVNVRPVAPFGSASSKTFVDSALIHRCLPDELLFEIFSRMSPYTLGKAACVCRKWWYTIRNPIFWRYACLKAWQTTGVTENYKILQLKFNGSWRTMWLLRPRLRTDGLYVSRNTYIRAGVAEWKVSNPVHIVCYYRYLRFYPSGRFLYKNSSQKVKDVAKFINFRASKADCVFSGSYTLTEDKVEAALLYPGLRPTVLRIRLRLRGTVKGANNRMDLLALLTSGVNDNEVNVPDEDILGVVEGWQEDETHNPDVPAVSHKRGLTPFVFVPFEEVETSVLNLPVERMDYFVPG; this is encoded by the exons ATTACAAACTGACACTTGCCACAGACCTTGAAAAAGCACGCCTGAGAACTGCTCAATTCTTTATAACACAAAGGCCGTGGCTTG ATCTTTATGGGGTCAATGTTAGACCTGTGGCCCCCTTTGGCAGTGCAAGTAGCAAGACTTTTGTTGATTCTGCACTTATACACCGCTGCTTGCCTGATGAGCTCCTTTTTGAG ATCTTTTCAAGAATGAGCCCATATACCTTGGGGAAGGCTGCTTGTGTTTGTCGGAAGTGGTGGTATACAATTCGGAACCCCATCTTTTGGCGCTATGCATGCTTGAAGGCGTGGCAG ACCACTGGTGTCACAGAAAATTATAAGATTCTCCAGCTGAAGTTCAATGGCTCATGGAGGACAATGTGGCTTTTGAGGCCAAGGCTTCGTACTGATG GTTTGTATGTCAGTCGGAATACCTACATTCGTGCTGGAGTTGCTGAGTGGAAGGTTTCAAATCCGGTTCACATT GTATGCTACTACCGGTATTTGAGATTTTATCCTTCTGGAAGGTttctttataag AATTCGTCACAAAAAGTGAAGGATGTGGCAAAATTTATTAACTTCCGTGCTTCAAAGGCTGATTGTGTTTTTAGTGGGAGTTATACTCTGACAGAGGATAAG GTAGAAGCTGCTCTCTTATATCCTGGTTTGCGTCCAACTGTACTGAGAATTCGCTTGAG GTTAAGGGGGACAGTGAAGGGTGCCAATAACCGGATGGATCTACTGGCACTTTTAACCAGTGGTGTGAATGATAATGAGGTTAACGTCCCTGATGAAGACATTCTTGGAGTTGTTGAGGGTTGGCAAGAGGACGAGACACATAACCCTGATGTACCAGCTGTTTCACACAAAAGGGGTCTTACACCTTTTGTCTTTGTCCCGTTTGAGGAG GTCGAGACGTCAGTCCTGAATCTGCCCGTAGAAAGAATGGATTACTTTGTTCCTGGTTGA
- the LOC116022603 gene encoding uncharacterized protein LOC116022603 has protein sequence MLELKGGGEWFRRHLSVVVVSTLIASVSNGYANQKTVHMFRDVDRITDLDWCGYLLRSLVVAHGHWTQDRTRKFMGPLLFLILLYADRVVVGGRDVPRSIPTLNGWTTELLKAREAREITAQGFGQGMLDDPPHPTDFHAPSVEASLTGQPIRLNTEPGTLQPGPTLGTPQGFAQLFESKTGDLVLVATQVADMVRQNPNQAYDINPHT, from the exons ATGTTAGAGCTCAAAGGTGGGGGGGAGTGGTTTAGGCGGCATTTAAGTGTCGTTGTTGTCTCCACCCTGATTGCCAGTGTTTCAAATGGCTATGCCAATCAAAAGACCGTCCATATGTTCCGCGATGTGGACCGGATTACAGACTTGGACTGGTGTGGGTATCTCCTTCGCTCTTTGGTTGTCGCACATGGACATTGGACCCAAGATAGAACTCGCAAATTCATGGGGCCACTACTATTCTTAATT CTCCTGTATGCAGATAGGGTCGTGGTAGGAGGACGTGACGTGCCCAGATCAATCCCCACGTTAAATGGGTGGACTACGGAGTTACTCAAAGCACGGGAGGCACGAGAGATTACTGCACAAGGGTTTGGGCAAGGCATGCTAGATGATCCGCCGCATCCAACTGACTTCCATGCTCCTTCGGTTGAAGCATCATTGACTGGCCAACCAATACGACTCAACACCGAGCCGGGCACATTGCAGCCGGGACCTACTCTTGGAACACCACAG GGATTTGCACAACTCTTCGAATCCAAAACCGGTGATCTAGTTTTAGTCGCGACACAAGTGGCTGATATGGTGCGCCAAAACCCCAACCAAGCTTATGATATaaacccacacacatga